ATGATCGTGCTCAGCATGATGATCGCCCCGATCTTCATCGCCCTGTCCAGTGATGCCTTGCGAGCCGTACCCCGCCGCTATTAAGGAGGCCTCCCATGCGCTCGGTGTTTCACAATGGCGCACCATCGTAAAGGTAATGCTGCCTGTCGCCCGCAAGGGAATTCTGGCCGGCGCGATTCTGGCCACCGGCAGGGCCGTTGGCGAAGCGATCGCCCTCTCCATGGTGACCGGCAGCGTCGCCCATATTCCCAGCTTCTCCCATGGCCCGGTGTTCTTCCTGGAGCCGATGCGCACCCTGGCCTCCACGATCGTGGACAATGCGGAGGGAACGGGGGTGCCGGCCATTGAGTCCGCCCTTTTCGCCTGCGCTTCTTTTCTTCTGTTTTCCTCGGTGCTGCTGAGCCTCTTCGCCAGGGTGGTCACCGGCTGGAGCCGAAAGGGAGGTGTATCCCGTGGCCAGGCATAATCCGGCCGGACACCTTTGGAGCTGGTTCTCCGGGGTCTTTGCCCTGTCGATCTGCCTTGGGATTGTTTTGTTTCTGGTGGTCAAAGGGGTGCACGTACTCGATGTGCCGTTTCTGACCACCGACCCCCAACCGAGCCTGGTCGAGGCTCTCACCGGAGGGATCCTGGCGCCCATTCTGGGGACCATCTTTCTAACCGCCCTCGGGACCCTGTTCGCTCTCCCCTGGGCGCTGGCCACGGCGATTTACCTGGCGGAATACGCTAAAGAGGGGCGCCTGGCCGGTACCCTGCAGACGGGCATCGACGTGCTGTCCGGAGTTCCGACCATCGTCTTCGCGGTATTCGGCCTGGCGGTCTTTACCCACCCCAAGCTTTCCGTCTTCAGTACGATGGTGGAAGGCGTGACGGATGCCAAGGCCTTTGGCCGCAGCTTTTTGGTCGCCTCCCTGACCATGGCGATGATGATCCTCCCCTTTGTGACCAAGTCGATCGAGGAAGCGCTCCGGTCTGTGCCCCGTTCCTACCGTGAGGCCGCTTTTGCGCTGGG
This is a stretch of genomic DNA from Bacillota bacterium. It encodes these proteins:
- the pstA gene encoding phosphate ABC transporter permease PstA, translating into MARHNPAGHLWSWFSGVFALSICLGIVLFLVVKGVHVLDVPFLTTDPQPSLVEALTGGILAPILGTIFLTALGTLFALPWALATAIYLAEYAKEGRLAGTLQTGIDVLSGVPTIVFAVFGLAVFTHPKLSVFSTMVEGVTDAKAFGRSFLVASLTMAMMILPFVTKSIEEALRSVPRSYREAAFALGLSKWRTVRKVILPAAAAGIVTGVVLGVGRIAGDTAIVWLCLGGSMTLTGPQPWWEPQHWTATLQNTGSTLTSYIYYSSPAGEGNAADKAFGAALVLVVIILALNAVVDYLGRFSRFKED